Genomic DNA from Oncorhynchus clarkii lewisi isolate Uvic-CL-2024 chromosome 5, UVic_Ocla_1.0, whole genome shotgun sequence:
AAGGAAAAGTAACTCAGTTTAATTAAATACACATCACAGCATGTCTAATCTAGTATAATTCTATGTATGGAACCAAAATATAGTCACACCAATTACCACATTATAAAATGACTAATGTAGAACAAATGACACAGAAtgggcaaaaaaataaaaaattctaaAGCATATTCTAAAATGAAAATGGTCCAGGATTCCTCTTCATTTGGTCCAGCTGACTTTAGGAATATCATAATGTTCTGTCAGGGTGTCCAGGTGATGGTTGAAATCCTGCAATACAACAAAAATACCTTTGTTTATTGTAAATTCCAGGGGTTTGTAGAACTCAAATCTCCAAGTGTATTTTCTGAATTACAGTAAATTCATGCAGATGTTTTCAAATAATATGGTCTTACCTCAACTCTCCGCTTGTGAGTTTTTTCTGCTTTGTTCAAAATTCTCTCCATTTGCTGAAAGCAACATAAAAAAATTGGGTGTGAATATTGGTATTTGAAACAGGAAGTAGGTAATTTTATCCCATGACTAACATTGTCTCTATTTCAGTGCTAGAACATCAGTAGGACAATACATTTAGGACAATGATTATTACCCTCTTCTCTTGCATCTTGACAAAAGCCATTTGAGCTGGTGTTCTTTTGTCAATGTATCCACTCTTGGTTTCCTCCTCttcatttttatttgtattaatttgctgCTCCAAACAATGCTTCTTCtccttgttcttcttcttcttcctaaAATAGTAAAATAATACCAACAGATGAAGGGTTGTTAGTGAGGAGTTAGCTAGCCTACACCAGCTAGAGCTTTGAGGGAAATACTAGATATGTTtgtttacttttatttatttaatttaactaggcaagtcagttgaaaaaaaaaatcttatttacaatgatggcctaccaaaaggcctcctgcggggactggggttgggattaaaaatatataaatataggacacatcacgacaagagagaaaacacaacactacataaaaacacaacactacataaaagagagacctaaaacaacaacatagcaaggcagcaacacatgacaacacagcatggtagcaacacaacatggtacaaacattattgggtacagacaacagcacaaagggcaagaaggtagagaccaCAATACATcaagcaaagcagccacaactgtcagtaagagtgtccactatagagtctttgaatgaagagattgagataaaactgtccagtttgagtgtttgttgcagctcattccagtcgctagctgcagcaaactgaaaagaggagcgacccagggatgtctgtgctttggggacatttaacagaatgtgactggcagaacgggtgttgtatgtcggatgagggctgcagtagatatcgcAGATAGGAGGGAgtaggcctaagagggttttataaataagcatcaaccagtgggtcttacgacaggtatacagagatgaccagtttacagaggagtatagagtccagtgatgtgtcctataaggagcattggtggcaaatctgatggccgaaaggttaagaacatctagccgctcgaaaGCACCCCTACCTGCCGacctataaattatgtctccgtaatctagcatctagctggggtgaaagaggagcgattacaatagaggaaaccaagtctagatctaattttagcctgcagctttgatacagtggggcaaaaaagtatttagtcagccaccaattgtgcaagttctcccacttaaaaagatgataggtacacttcaactatgacagacaaaattagaagaaaaaaaatccagaaaatcacattgtaggatttttaatgaatttatttgcaaattatggtggaaaataagtatttggtcacctacaaacaagcaagatttctggctctcacagacctgtaagaggccttctttaagaggctcctctgtcctccactcgttacctgtattaatggcacctgtttgaacttgttatcagtataaaaggcacctgtccacaacctcaaacagtcacactccaaactctaatatggccaagaccaaagagctgtcaaaggacaccagaaacaaaattgtagacctgcaccaggctgggaagactgaatctgcaattggtaagcagcttggtttgaagaaatcaactgtgggagcaattattaggaaatggaagacatacaagaccactgataatctccctcgatctggggctccacgcaagatctcaccccgtggggtcaaaatgatcacaagaacggtgagcaaaaatcccagaaccacacggggggacctagtgaatgacctgcagagagctgggaccaaagtaacaaagcctaccatcagtaacacactacgccgccagggactcaaatcctgcagtgccagacgtgtccccctgcttaagccagtacatgtccaggcccgtctgaagtttgctagagagcatttggatgatccagaagaagattgggagaatgtcagatgaaaccaaaatataactttttggtaaaaactcaactcgtcgtgattggaggacaaagaatgttgagttgcatccaaagaacaccatacctactgtgaagcatgggggtggaaacatcatgctttggggctgtttttctgcaaagggaccaggacgactgatccacgtaaaggaaagaatgaatggggccatgtatcgtgagattttgagtgaaaacctccttccatcagcaagggcattggagattaaacgtggctgggtctttcagcatgacaatgatcccaaacacaccgctcgggcaacgaaggagtggcttcgtaagaagcatttcaaggtcctggagtggtctagccagtctccagatctcaaccccatagaaaatctttggcgggagttgaaagtctgtgttgcccagcagtagccccaaaacatcactgctctagaggagatctgcatggaggaataggccaaaataccagcaatagtgtgtgaaaaccttgtgaagacttacagaaaacctttgacctctgtcattgccaacaaagggtatataacaaagtattgagataaacgttattgaccaaatacttattttccaccatcatttgcaaataaattcattaaaaatcctacaatgtgaatttctgatttttttgtctcattttgtctgtcatagttgaagtgtacctatgatgaaaattacaggtctcgctcatctttttaaatgggagaacttgcacaattggtggctgactaaatcattttttgccccactgtatgtgttgggagaaggacagtgtaccatcaagccatactcccaagtacttgtatgaggtgactacctcaagctctaaaccctcagaggtagtaatcacacctgtgaggggaggggcattcttcttaccaaaccacatgacctttgttttagaggtgttcagaacaaggtaagggtagagaaagcttgttggacactaagaaagctttgttgtagaacatttaacacaaaatccagggaggggccagctgagtataagactatcatctgcatataaatggtcgagagagcttcctactgccagAGCTAtgatgttgatgtaaattgagaagagcgtggggcctaggattgagccttggggtactcccttggtgacaggcagtggctgagacagcacaTTTGACTTGGAaaaacactgcactctttgagagaggtagttagcaaaccagcccaaagacccctcagagacaccaatactccttagcctgcCCACAAAAATGGAATGGTCtgccgtatcaaaagctttggccaagtcaatagaaatagcagcacaacattgcttaaaaTCAAGGGCAATAGTGACATAATTTagaacctttaaggttgcagtgacacatacttaacctgagtggaaaccagattgcataccagagagaatactagacatcaagaaagccagtcagttaatTATTTACAAGTtcttccaacacttttgataaacacgGCAAAATAGAAacaggcctataacagttaggatcagcttgatctccccctttaaataaaggacaaaccatggctgccttccaagcaatgggaacctccccagaaaggagagacagattaaaacaggttggagataggcttggcgatgataggggcagcaaccttaaagaaaaggtctaaaccatctgacccatgacaaatcaggacaggccgtttcactgagcagccattacaaacacaggctgtaaaatagtaatcactaaggtcattacagaaaacaccagacagaTACCTATCAGGAtaatttgtgaggataacatcaaggacattagcctttttttttgtttgaagtcataccttgtgggattggtaataatctggcAAAGATTTAGGGAGCCCATTGCtctaggacttggtcaggtggtttaattatgtcccagtttaggtcacctagccggacaaattcagacttagtgtaaggggccaggagtgAGCTTGAGGCAGGTAGGGTAAAGAACGGTGCTGATGGACTGATGGCCGGTGCACTTAAAAGCTACATACATTTGAGAAGGCTAACACTATGTAACTATTTACAGTGAACAAAATATGATTTAGAGGTTATTAAAAGCTACATACATTCGAGAAGGCTAACACTATGTAACTATTTACAGTGAACAAAATATGATTTAGCTGTTGTTACCATGTGtgatagtatttttttttttttaaatgtatccgttattttaccaggtaagttgactgagaacacgttctcatt
This window encodes:
- the LOC139409113 gene encoding protein FAM32A-like; protein product: MSDQYATVQKGSLKLKGLGVVSAGKKKKKKNKEKKHCLEQQINTNKNEEEETKSGYIDKRTPAQMAFVKMQEKRQMERILNKAEKTHKRRVEDFNHHLDTLTEHYDIPKVSWTK